From a single Brassica oleracea var. oleracea cultivar TO1000 chromosome C5, BOL, whole genome shotgun sequence genomic region:
- the LOC106292185 gene encoding uncharacterized protein LOC106292185 has product MDEESRIILIWKDTVALRVLQQSKQAVTCEIKLPGSQPFVYTAIYASNEAEERTDLWVELLNTSNTFSLDQVPWIMGGDFNQVMHFSEHSNPEVNCLSSRMVEFKDCLTQIGLYDLRYQGPVFTWTNKQPDFPVAKKLDRLLINSQVLNLFPNCSSFFLPALTYDRSPCILDLAYKISTHGIRPFKFYNYLTKHRTFFRWLMTHGHKPEALSGT; this is encoded by the coding sequence ATGGATGAAGAAAGTCGAATTATACTTATCTGGAAGGATACAGTGGCATTGAGGGTCCTGCAACAGTCCAAACAGGCAGTCACTTGCGAGATCAAGCTACCAGGATCCCAACCTTTTGTGTACACTGCCATTTACGCCTCCAATGAGGCAGAGGAGCGAACAGATCTGTGGGTGGAGCTTCTAAACACTTCCAACACTTTCTCGCTTGATCAAGTTCCTTGGATCATGGGCGGTGACTTCAACCAGGTTATGCATTTCTCTGAACACTCAAATCCCGAAGTTAACTGCCTTTCAAGCCGTATGGTGGAGTTCAAAGACTGCCTCACACAAATTGGCCTCTATGATCTTCGCTATCAAGGACCGGTTTTCACCTGGACCAATAAACAACCTGACTTTCCTGTAGCGAAAAAGCTCGACCGTCTTCTCATCAACAGCCAAGTTCTAAATCTCTTCCCCAACTGCTCTTCCTTCTTCCTTCCCGCCCTCACCTATGACCGTAGCCCCTGCATCCTTGACTTAGCCTATAAAATTTCTACCCATGGAATCCGTCCTTTCAAATTCTACAACTATCTGACCAAGCACCGAACTTTCTTCAGGTGGTTGATGACGCATGGACACAAGCCGGAAGCATTGTCTGGAACCTAA